Genomic segment of Ignavibacteriales bacterium:
TAGAATACAACTCTACTATTAGCTGTTCGTTTGCATTCAATGGAATATCTTCTCTTTCAGGAATATTTAAGAATGTACCTGAGAGAGTAGCTTTATCTACGGATAACCAACTGTAAACGTTGTCTTTTGTTCTTCTTAAGGAATTGTGAATAGCATCAAGCTTTTTACTTTTTTCTCTTACAGAAATTACATCGCCGGAAGAAAGTGAGAATGAAGGAATATTAACAATTTGCCCATTAACGGTAAAGTGTCTGTGAAGAACTAATTGTCGGGCAGATTTTCTTGAAGGTGCAAACCCAAGACGGAAAATGGTATTATCCAATCTCTTTTCTAAAAGTTTAATTAAGTTACCGCCGGTAACACCTTTTTGACGAATTGCATTATCAAAATAATTATGGAATTGAGTTTCCTGCAATCCATAAATTCTTTTTACTTTCTGTTTTTCTCGAAGTTGAACGCCGTATTCCGAAAATTTTGTTCTTCGTGTTAAGCCGTGTTGCCCCGGTGCATAATTCTTCTGTTCCAACGGACATTTTTCGGATAAGCACTTAGATCCTTTTAAAAATAATTTTGTCTTTTCCCTTCTGCATAATCTGCAACTCGGGCCAGTGTATCTTGCCATCTAAAGTTTCTCCTGATTAAACTCTTCTGCGTTTTGGTGGTCTGCAACCGTTATGAGGAATTGGCGTTTGATCTTTGATTGATAGAATATCCAATCCTGCTGTATTTAATGCTCTAATTGCTGCTTCTCTTCCAGAACCGGGACCTTTAACAAGCACATCAATTTTTCTTAGACCCAAAGCATGCGCTTCTTTACCGGCAGCTTCTGCGGTAACTTGTGCAGCAAATGGAGTATTTTTTCTTGAACCCTTAAAACCGTTTTTACCGGCTGAAGACCAAGAAATAGTATTTCCATAAATATCGGTAATCGTAACTATCACGTTGTTGAAAGTGGCTTTAATATGTGCAACGCCAACCGCATCAACATGAACTTTCTTTTTAGTCTTTTTAACTACTTTTGCCAATTTAACTCCTCAATAAAAAATAATTAATTACTTCTTAGCCGGTGTTTTCTTTTTGCCGGCAACTGTTTTACGTTTTCCTTTACGTGTTCTTGAGTTGGTTCTTGTACGTTGTCCGCGAACAGGTAAACTTCTTCTGTGACGGAGACCGCGATATGAACCAATATCCATTAATCGTTTAATATTCTGTTGAACTTCACTTCTTAATGAACCTTCAACTTTATAATCAGCAGTCATTACAGAACGAATCTTTGCAATTTCTTCTTCTGTTAATTCACTAACTTTTTTATTCGGATTAACATTCGCTCTTGTAAGAATTTCCATTGCCGATTTATCACCGATACCGAAAATGTAGGTAAGGCCGATGAAAGCTTTTTTATTTTTTGGTAAATCAATACCTGCTAAACGAGCCAAATCTATAACCTCCTAAGTTTAACCTTGTCTCTGTTTATGTTTAGGGTTTTTACAAATAACTCTAACAACCCCTTTTCTTTTAATTATCTTACAGTTCTCACAAATCTTGCGAACTGATGAGCGAACCTTCATTTCAACTCCGTTATTTATATCTGTATGTAATTCTACCTTTATTCAAATCGTATGGTGAAAGTTCGATTGCAACTTTATCACCGACCAAAATTTTTATGAAATGCATTCTCATTTTACCGGAAATATGAGCAAGTATTTCATGACCGTTATCGAGGCGGACTTTAAAATGTGCATTAGGCAAAGTTTCAGTAACTATTCCGTCAACCTTTATCGGTCCTTGTTTAGCCATTTATCAGCACTTTGTTAATATTTCTGGTTTACCATCAATTATTAAAACAGTATGTTCAAAATGTGCAGAAGGTTTTCCGTCTGCAGTTAAAACTGTCCAACCATCTTCAGCAACAATAACTTTATAAGATCCCATATTAACCATCGGTTCAAGAGCCAGTGTCATACCATTCTTTATTAAAGGTCCGTTTCCTTTTTTTCCGTAGTTGGAAATTTGCGGATCTTCATGAAGATGTTTACCAACTCCGTGACCGCATAGATCTCGTACTACCGAGAATCCGTTTTCTTCAACAAGTGTTTGAACAGTACTGGAATAATCACCAAGTCTGTTTCCTTCTCTCAATTGTTCAATACCTAAGTACAATGATTTTTCAGTTACATCCATCAATTTTTGTTTCTCATTGGAAATATTTCCAACTGCAACCGAAAGAGCCGCATCTCCAAAGTATTTATTCTTTTCAACACCAACATCAATCGAAAGAATTTCACCTTCTTTTAGAACTCTGTTGCCGGGAATCCCGTGAACAACCTCGTCATCAATTGAAGAACAAATAGAACCGGGAAAATCAAAAGAACCTGCTTGAGAATATCCTTTGAATGCCGGTCTCCCATTATTACTTAAAATATAATCTTCAGCAATCTTATCCAGTTCAATAGTCGCTATGCCCGGTTTAACATAACTCTTCACTAATTGTAGAACTTCAGCAACTATAAAACAGCTTTCACGAATTAAATCAATTTCTTTTTTACTTTTTATTAGAATCACATTAAAACTTAATTAGAATCTTCTTCCCTTCATTTTTCCGGATTTCATAAATCCATCGTAATGCCTCATCAACAAATGAGATTCAATTTGCTGTAACGTATCAAGTGCAACACCAACAATAATAAGCAAACTTGTTCCGCCAAAGAATGAAGCAAAACTACCGCTAACACCAAATTTTGAGATGAACGCCGGAAGAATTGCAATGATTGCCAGAAAGAATGATCCGGGCAATGTAATCTTTGTTAAAATATTATCTATAAAATCTGCAGTTTGTTTTCCTGGTCTTATACCGGGGATAAATCCGCCCTGCTTTTTCATATTCTCTGCAACGTCCTGCGGGTTGAATGCAATTGCTGTATAGAAATATGTAAAGAAGATAATCATCAACGCATAGATAACTGAATATGTTACGGACTGATAATGAAAATAATTTGCTAACGTACCTATAAATTCACTATTAGGGAAAAATGAAAATAAAGTACTTGGAATAAACATAATTGACTGAGCAAAAATAATCGGCATAACTCCGGCTGTGTTAACTCTCAATGGGATGTATTGAGTAACTCCGCCGTAAACTTTTCTTCCGACAACTCTTTTAGCATATTGAACTGGAATTCGCCTGGTTCCTTGAGTAACAAGTACAACACCTGCAATAATCAACACCATCAAAGAAATAATAACAACTTCAATAACTAAATTACGTTGCCCGGCAGCTATTAATCTATATTCATCAAGTAAAGCAAAAGGAAATCTGTTAATAATGCCAATAAAAATTATTAAGGAGATTCCGTTACCAATTCCTTTTTCAGTGATCTGTTCACCCATCCACATAATGAACATTGTGCCGGCGACTAAAATAGCTATTGTAGAAAAACTCCATAACACTCCACGAACTGCTTCTGGTACAATTGATCCGCCTGAAGGAACACTAATATTTAACAAATGAATTGTTACTCCCCATGCTTGCATAGCAGATATCAGTACAGTTCCGTATCGTGTTAGCTGAGTTAATTTTTTTCTTCCTTCTTCGCCTTCTCTCTGCAATTTTTGAAAATATGGAATTACAGCACCAGCGATCTGCAAAATGATTGAAGCAGAAATGTAGGGCATAATTCCAAGCGCAAGAATTGCAGCATTTGAAAATGCACCGCCTACAAATAAATCGTACAGACCGAATAAATTATCTGAAGTTTTATTTTGCGTTGCGGCATGAAGCAATGTAGTATCAATGCCCGGTAATGTAATATGCGTACCGATTCTAACGATTACAAGCAGAGCAAGTGTGTAAAGAATCCTCTGACGCAATTCATGAATCTTAAAAATATTCCGGAATGTTTCTTGAATTTTTGCCATTAAAATTTAATCTCTTTAATAGTTCCACCGACAGATTCAATTTTTTCTTTTGCTGAGACACTAAAAAAATGAGCTTCGATATTTAACTTTGCTTTTAGTTCTCCAAAGCCAAGAATTTTAAAAGGAGCTGCGGCTTTAGAAATTACTCCATTCTTATATAAAGAAACTGCGTTGATTACTCCATCCTGAATTTTTTTATCATCTACCAATTTTTGTAATCTTGCAAGATTAATAACTTGATTAACAATTTTGAACGGGCTGTGAAATCCTCTTTTAGGAATTCTTCTTTGAAGCGGCATCTGACCGCCTTCAAACCAAGCAGGAAATTTTGCACCGGAACGCGAACGCTGACCGTTTTCACCACGCGTAGCCGTACCTCCGTGCCCAGAACCTTCGCCTCGTCCTATTCTTTTAATTTTTTTATGAGAACCTTTTGCAGGTTTTAGATTACTTAGAATATCCATTTATTCCTCTATGCTTCAATTTCTTCTACTTTAACAAGATGATGAACTTTTTTTACCATTCCTCTTATTTGAGGAGTATCATTGTGAACAACAAAATGATTAGGTCTGTTAAGACCTAATGCTTTAATCGTTAGCTTTTGTGGAACAGGTCTGTCAATAACACTTCCTACTTGAGTAATTTTTATTTTCTTTGCCATTATAATCCTCAATTACAAATTGAATAACTCGGAAACTTTCAATCCGCGTTTACGAGCCATTGCTCTAGCATCAACAAGATTTAGCAAAGCATTTAAAGTTGCTTTTACTTGATTGTGCGGATTACTTGAACCGAGAGATTTTGTCAAAATATCTTGCACGCCTGCAGCTTCAAGAACAGCACGAACACCGCCGCCTGCTATTAATCCTGTACCGGGAGTAGCTGGTTTTAATAGAACCGAACCGGCTCCAAACTTGCCAATAATGGTATGAGGAATTGTTCCTTTTAATAGATGTACACGGTAAACATTTTTCTTTGCATCATCTACGCCTTTCGAAATAGCATCGGTAACTTCGTTTGCTTTACCAAGACCAACGCCTACATGACCGTTTCCGTCTCCAACAACAACAATTGCATTAAAGCTGAATCTTCTACCGCCTTTAACAACTTTTGCAACTCTGTTAATGTGAACAATTTTTTCTTTTAAATTCTCAAGACCGGATACTTTTTTGTACTTGAAATTCAATTTTAACTCCCTTGTTTACAGACTTTATTAATCAACTTTTTTTTGAACCGTCTAACCTGGCTGCCGGGAGAGGAGTCGAACCTCTACAGACGCCTCCAAAGGGCGTTGTCCTGCCATTAGACGACCCGGCAGTTTCTATAACTTTAATCCGCCTTCGCGAGCTCCCTCGGCTACAGCTTGAACTCTGCCGTGGTACTCATAACCACTTCTATCAAATACAACAGTGGTAATACCTTTTTCCAATGCTTTCTTTGCTACTAATTTTCCAACCATTTTACTTTTCGAAACTTTTCCTTTTAAACTTTTTACTTCTTCAACTATTTCTTTCGAAAGTGAAGATGCAGCAACTAATGTTACACCTTTTACATCATCAACCAACTGAGCATGCATGTTGTTCAAACTTCTAAACACAGTTAAACGCGGACGATCTGCAGTCCCGGAAAGTTTTTTACGAACTCTAACTTTTTTTCTTGTTCTTCTTTTATTGTCTTTCAAAAACATTTTTCAAATTCTCCTATTACTTACCTGCAGTTTTGCCAGCTTTGCGGACAATAACTTCTCCGGTATACTTAATACCTTTACCTTTGTAAGGTTCAGGTTTCTTGAATGATCTTATTTTAGCTGCAATTAATCCCACTAACTCTTTATCGCTTCCGAATATTTTTATTTGCGTAGGAAGAGGAATTTCAAATTTAATTCCTGGTGGAGGCATAAGAAGAATCGGGTGAGAATAACCCAAATTAAATAATGCTGCTTCTCCTTTTGCTTCAACTTTATAACCTACGCCAACTATTTCTAGAGATTTAGAATATCCTTCGGTAACACCTTTAACCATATTTGCAATAAGTGCACGTGTTAAACCGTGAAGCGCTCTATTTTGTTTTTGATCATCCGGTCTTGTAACAATAATTTCATCCTTTTGAATATCAACTATCATATTAGGATGAATTTTCATTTGAAGTTCGCCTAGTTTACCTTTTACTTTTATGGTCCCGTCGGTCTTCGTTACTGTTACTCCTTGGATCGGTACTGGTTTTTTACCTATTCGTGACAATTTCTATTCCTTATTAAAATTTTTTACCAAACGTGGCAGACTACTTCTCCACCAACAGTTTCTTTTTTTGCTTGTTTACCAGTTAATAAACCTTTGGGTGTTGAAAGAACTGCCATTCCAAGTCCATTCAACACGCGCGGAAGTTCATCCTTGCTTACGTAATTTCTTAAGCCGGGTTTTGAAATTCTTTTTATTCCGGTAATTGATGGAACTCCGTTAACATACTGAAGATGTACTCTAAGAACATTCTGTTTATGATCTTCAACGACGTTAAAATCTCTGATAAATTTGTTGTTCTTTAAAATCTCTGCTAAACTAATCTTCATTTTTGATGATGGAATATCAACAAATTTCTTTTTTGCCTTAGCAGCGTTTCTAATTCTAGTTAAAAAATCCGCAATCGGATCGGTAGTATTCATTTACATTTCTCCTTCGATTACCAACTTGCTTTTTTTAAACCGGGAATTTCACCTCGCAAAGCCATTTCGCGAAGCACTAAACGAGAGACACCAAATTTTCTGTAATAAGCTCTCGGTCTTCCGGTCATTTTACATCTGTTATGCAAACGGGTGGCAGAAGAATTTCTGGGAAGGAGCTGCAATGCATCATAATCACCCTTCTCTTTCAATTCTTTTCTCTGCTTTGCGAATTTCTCATTGAGTACTCTTCTTTTTTCTTCGCGTGCGAGTAAACTTTTTCTTGCCATGTTTTCCCTTTAATTAATTTCTTTTTTTCTAAACGGTAACCCAAAAGCAACTAACAATTCGAAAGCTTCTTTATCTGTTTTTGCTGTTGTAACAAATGTAATATCCATTCCTAAAATCTTTGTTACTTTGTCCGAATTGATCTCAGGGAATATGATTTGATCTTTTATTCCAAGAGTATAGTTTCCACGACCATCGAATGATTTATCAGGTACACCGCGGAAATCTCGAACTCGAGGTAATGCAAGAGAAACGAAACGATCTAAAAATTCATACATCATTTCTCTTCGTAAAGTTACTTTTGCACCAATTTTCATTCCTTCGCGCAACTTGAAATTGGATATTGATTTTTTAGAAATTCGTACGGATGCTTTTTGACCGGTTATTGTTTCAAGATCTTTAACAGCTTCATCTAATATTTTAGGATCTTGAACTGCCTGACCAACACCCATATTAACAACTATCCTATCTAACCGAGGAACTTCCATAATACTTTTGTAGCCGAATTGCTCTTTAAGTTTTGGAACGATCTCTTTAGAATATTTTTCTTTTAACCGAGCAGGAATTTTAGGTTCAACAACTTTAGGTTCAGCAGTTTTTTTAACTTCTGCTTCCTTACCTTTTTTTTCTTTCTGCTCTTTTTTCTCTTTTTGTTCTTTTGCCATTGCGATTATGCATCCTTAAAATTATTAACCAAGCATTTCGCCGCTTGTTCTGCTGACTCTTGCACTTTTCTTTTTGCCAGTTTTTTCATCTATAATTAATTTAGAACCGATTCTTGTTTTTTCATTTGTTTTAGGATCAAGAATCATAATATTAGAAACATTAACCGGAGCTTCTTTTTCTGTGATTCCACCTTGAGGATTTTTCTGAGTCGGTTTTGTATGACGTTTACGTAGATTAACGCCTTCCACAATAACTCTATTAATCTTTGGTAATACTTTTAAAACTTTTCCGGTTTTACCTCTGTTATTTCCGGCTATCACTATAACATTATCGTTTTTTCTGATCTTCATTTTCTATCCTTATAAAACTTCTGGTGCTAGAGAAATTATTTTCATAAATTTTTTATCTCTTAGTTCTCTTGCAACCGGGCCAAAGATACGTGTTCCTTTCGGTTCACCTTGAGGATTTAATAATACTGCAGCATTTTCATCAAAGCGTATATATGAACCGTCTTTTCTTCTAACTTCTTTTTTAGTTCTAACAACAACGGCGCGAGATACTTCCCCTTTTTTAACGCCGCCGCCTGGAATAGCGGATCTAACACTAACAACAATAACATCACCAACACTAGCATAACGACGGTTACTTCCGCCAAGTACTCTAATGCATCTTACTTTCTTGGCTCCGGAATTATCCGCAACAACTAAATTTGTTTCTTCTTGTACCATGATCTATCTGCTCCTCATCAAACCTGCCTGCCGGCAAGCTTATTTACTTGGCTTTTTCAACAACTTCAACCAAGCGCCATTTTTTTCTTTTACTCAAAGGACGAGTTTCCATAATCTTAACAACATCTCCGATAGTGCATTCATTTTTCTCATCGTGAGCCATTAATTTTGTGGTCTTCTTAAAATATTTTTTGTAAAGCGGATGAGCAATGCGTCTCTCAATAGCTACTATAATACTTTTCTGCATCTTATTGCTAACAACAGTACCGATCCTTGTCTTTCTAATACTTCTTTTCTCCATAGGAAATCGAATACTCCTTATTTATTTGCCTTTGAGTTTTTTGTTTCCTGCATCTCTCGTTCTTTTAGAATAGTTTTCATCTTTGCAATATCTCTTCTGACAAGACGCAGTTTTGCTGTGTTAGTTAATTGTTTTAATTCCTGTTGAAATTTCAGATCCACTAAATTTTTTTGATCCTCAAGAATTCTTTTCTTGATCTCATCAGTAGACATTTCTCTTATTTCAAAAATCTTCATTTTCTCTTAAATCCTTTTATGATTCTAAGTCCGGACGTTGAGTAATTTTTGTTTTGATCGGTAGTTTATGAGAAGCAAGGTTTAATGCTTCAACTGCTGTCTTCTTATCAACACCGCCAATCTCAAACATAATTCTACCGGGTTTTACTACAGCAACCCAAAATTCCGGTGGACCTTTTCCTTTGCCCATTCTTGTTTCAAGAGGTTTCTTAGTAACTGGTTTATCCGGAAAAATTCTAATCCACATTTTTCCATCTCTCTTCATATGACGTGATAAAGCAACACGGCATGCTTCAATCTGACGACTTGTAATCCAAGCCGGTTCCAATGCTTTCAATCCGTAATCGCCAAAGTTAACAAGATAACCGCGTGTAGCTTTTCCGGCTCTTCTACCTCTATGTGCTTTACGAAACTTTACTCTTTTGGGCATTAACATTAGAAAAACTCCTCAAGCTCTTTATTCGGATGAACGTTTACCTAAAATTTCTCCGCGGCAAATCCAAACTTTAACACCAATCGAACCATAAATTGTATGCGCGGTTGCCGTTGCATAATCTATATCTGCTCGGATTGTGTGCAACGGAATTCTTCCTTCTTTATATTGTTCGGTACGGGCCATTTCAGAACCGGCTAATCTTCCTGCGCACATAATTCTTATTCCTTCAGCACCCATTCTCATAGCAGATGTAATTGATTGCTTCATGGCTCTTCTAAATGAAACTCTTCCTTCGATCTGACGTGAAATGTTTTCTGCAACTAATGCTGCATCAAGTTCAGGTCTCTTAATTTCTGTAATTTGAATCTTAACTTCTTTTTCGGTTAATTTTCTTAATTCTTCTTCGATCTGTGCTATCTCTTTTCCACTTTTGCCAATTACTACACCGGGTCTTGATGTATGAATAGTCAAAATTATATTCTTGGAAGTTCTATCTATTATAATAGATGAGATACCTGCATTTTGTAATCTTTTTCTTATATAGGTTCTAAGTTTTTTATCTTCAACAAGTTTTGTTGCATAACTTTTGTTTTCGTACCAATTCGAATCCCATCCTCTAATGATACCTACTCTAAAACCAATTGGATTTACCTTTTGACCCAAAACTTCCTCCTCAGATTACTTTTTTGTAGCAACGACAATTGTTACGTGATTAGATCGTTTTCTTATTCTATATGCTCTCCCCATTGGTGCGGGAGAAATTCTCTTTAGTGTTGGTCCTACATTTACAAAAGCTTCTTTAACAAATAAGTCAGAGACTTCGTGCTTAGTATTATCATCTTTATTCATTAAATTAGAAACAGCGGAACGTAAAACTTTTTCCGCATCCTTTGAAGAATGCTTTGGCGAAAAGTGAAGTATCTCAATTGCTTGATCTACAGATTTACCTCTGATTATATCCACCACCAATCTCATCTTACGGGGAGATGTTCCAATATATCTATGAATTGATTTAGCTTCCATTATCCTATCCTTATTACTCTTTAACTTTAGATGCTTTTTCAGCTTTTGTACCGGGATGACCTCTGAAAATTCTTGTCGGTGAAAATTCTCCGAGCTTATGGCCAACCATATTTTCAGAAATATAAACCGGAATCATTTTATTACCGTTATGAACAGCAATTGTATGTCCCACAAAATCCGGAGTAATAGTGCTTGAACGTGACCAGGTTTTGATTATTTTTTTCTGATTAGTTTCGTTGAGCTTTTTTACTTTCTCCATCAACTTAATGTCGATGTATGGACCTTTTTTTACTGACCTTGGCATATTTTATTCTAACCTATTTTCTTCTTTTAACTATGTATTTGTTAGTTCTATTTTTTTTCTTTCTTGTCTTCAAACCTTTTGCTTTTTGTCCCCAAGGTGAAACCGGATGTCCTCCACCTGATGTTTTACCTTCACCGCCACCCATCGGGTGATCAACTGGATTCATTGCAACACCACGAGTATGTGGACGAATACCTAACCATCTGCTTCTTCCTGCTTTACCAAGACTAATATTTTCATGATCAATATTTCCAACAACACCATAAGTAGCCATACACTCAACACTAACCATTCTTACTTCACCTGATGGCATTTTTAATTGAGCAAACTTTCCCTCACGTGCCATTAACTGAATTGATGCACCTGCTGATCTTCCAAGCTGTCCGCCTTTACCGGGTTTCATTTCCACGTTATGAATAAAACTTGCAAGTGGAATTTCTTTTAATGGTAATGCATTACCGACTTTTATTTCTGAACCGCTACCGGAAATAATAGAATCACCAACTTTCAAACCGTCAGGAGCGATAATATATCTTTTTTCTCCATCTGCATAATTAAGAAGAGCTATTCTTGAAGTTCTATTAGGATCATATTCAATTGAAAAAACTTTTGCAGGAATTCCATTTTTATCACGTTTAAAATCAATTACTCTGTAACGTCTCTTATGTCCACCGCCGCGATGACGTGAAGTCACTCTACCAAGATTATTTCTTCCACCGGATTTTTTTATTACACCGGTCAAAGATTTTTCCGGAGTAGATTTTGTAATCTCTTCAAACGAAGAGATACTCATAAATCTTGTTCCGGGAGTATTTGGTTTTAATTTTCTAATTGCCATTTAATTTAAGCTCCGATTCGGTAATACTATGCTTGACTAAAAATATCTATTGTCTGACCTTCTTTTAAGGTAATAACTGCTTTTTTGAATTTAGCTGTTCTTCCAGAAAATTTGCCTTTTTTAGTAAGCTGGGTTTTCATTTTCCCTTTATATCGAATTGTATTCACGGAAGTAACATCAACATTAAATTTTTCTTTGAGGGCTTTTGCGATTTGAATTTTATTAGCATCTACTGCAACAATAAATCCAAATTTATTAGAATGTTTTTCGCTGATACCACTCATCTTTTCAGTAACTAAAGGGCGTATTAAAACACTTTTCATTTTTAAACCAGTTTAATTAATTGAGCTTTCTAAAAGATTAACTGCACTTTTTTGTAAAACTAAAACTTGATTATTCAATAGATCATATGCTGAAGCTTTGTTTGCTTCAAGAATATTTATCTTAGGAACATTTCGTCCAGACTTATATACATTCTCCTGCGTGCCATTTGTAAGTAGTAAAGTCCTTTTACCTTTTACTTTCAAAGCATTCAAAATTGAAATAAAATCTTTTGTCTTCGGCGCTTCAAAATTGAAATCTTCCACAATAAGAATTTGATTAGCTTTTGCTTTGTATGATAAAGCTGATCTTCTTGCAAGAGCTAAAACTTTCTTGTTGAGTTTCTGTCTATAATCTCTAGGTTTAGGGCCAAATATTGATCCGCCGCCAATCCAAAGAGGAGAACGTGTTGTACCTGCACGAGCACCGCCACGACCTTTTTGTTTCCAAGGTTTTTTACCGCCGCCGCTAACTTCACTTCTTTCTTTTGCTTTGTGAGTACCTTGACGTTGATTTGCAAGGTAAGCTTTGACAGCTAAGTAAATCACATGATCGTTTGGTTCGATTTCGAAAATTTCTTTTGAGAGCTCAACTGTCTCGCCAGATTTTGTACCGTCTTGTTTATAAACTTCTAATTTCATCTTATTCAAAAATTATTTATTGATAGCTACAATTGAATTAATGGAGCCTGGAACAGCTCCTTTTACCATAACAATATTTTTATCAGCAATTACTTTTACAACTTTAAGATTGGAAATAGTTGTATTCTCAAAACCCATTCTTCCAGCCATACGTTGACCTTTGAAAACTCTTGATGGATAAGAACTTGAACCAATAGATCCGGGAGCTCTTAATCTATCGCTTTGGCCGTGTGTTGTACCGCCGACACCGCCGAAGTTATGTCTTCTCATTACTCCTTGAAAACCTTTACCTTTATTCTTACCTGAAACTTTAACTTTATCACCGATCTGAAAAATATCTACTTTAACTTCATCACCAATTTTAAATTGAGAAGATTCAAAGTTTCTAAACTCTTTTAGAGTCTGTGGAATTTTTAATCCGTGTTTTTTATAATAATCGAGCTGAGGTTTACTTGTTCTCTTTTCTTTCTTTTCTCCGAAACCAAGTTGAACAGCTTCATAGCCATCCTTTTCTTTTGAACGCACAGCATAAACATTACACGGACCGGCTTCCAAGATAGTTACGGGAATAATTTGACCGTCTTCCGAGAATATATTTGTCATTCCTAATTTTTTTGCTAGCAAGCCAGGCATTTCTATGGTTCCTATAACTTAATCTCAATATCGACGCCGGCAGGAATATCTAACTTGCTCAACGCGTCTACTGTTTTGTTGTTTGAGTTATGAATATCTATAATTCTTTTATGAGCCCTGATCTCAAATTGCTCTCGTGATTTTTTATCAACGTGAGGCGATCTTAAAAC
This window contains:
- the rplN gene encoding 50S ribosomal protein L14, with product MVQEETNLVVADNSGAKKVRCIRVLGGSNRRYASVGDVIVVSVRSAIPGGGVKKGEVSRAVVVRTKKEVRRKDGSYIRFDENAAVLLNPQGEPKGTRIFGPVARELRDKKFMKIISLAPEVL
- the rplX gene encoding 50S ribosomal protein L24; the protein is MKIRKNDNVIVIAGNNRGKTGKVLKVLPKINRVIVEGVNLRKRHTKPTQKNPQGGITEKEAPVNVSNIMILDPKTNEKTRIGSKLIIDEKTGKKKSARVSRTSGEMLG
- the rpsN gene encoding 30S ribosomal protein S14, which gives rise to MARKSLLAREEKRRVLNEKFAKQRKELKEKGDYDALQLLPRNSSATRLHNRCKMTGRPRAYYRKFGVSRLVLREMALRGEIPGLKKASW
- the rpmC gene encoding 50S ribosomal protein L29, whose product is MKIFEIREMSTDEIKKRILEDQKNLVDLKFQQELKQLTNTAKLRLVRRDIAKMKTILKEREMQETKNSKANK
- the rpsQ gene encoding 30S ribosomal protein S17; this translates as MEKRSIRKTRIGTVVSNKMQKSIIVAIERRIAHPLYKKYFKKTTKLMAHDEKNECTIGDVVKIMETRPLSKRKKWRLVEVVEKAK
- the rplB gene encoding 50S ribosomal protein L2, whose amino-acid sequence is MAIRKLKPNTPGTRFMSISSFEEITKSTPEKSLTGVIKKSGGRNNLGRVTSRHRGGGHKRRYRVIDFKRDKNGIPAKVFSIEYDPNRTSRIALLNYADGEKRYIIAPDGLKVGDSIISGSGSEIKVGNALPLKEIPLASFIHNVEMKPGKGGQLGRSAGASIQLMAREGKFAQLKMPSGEVRMVSVECMATYGVVGNIDHENISLGKAGRSRWLGIRPHTRGVAMNPVDHPMGGGEGKTSGGGHPVSPWGQKAKGLKTRKKKNRTNKYIVKRRK
- the rpsS gene encoding 30S ribosomal protein S19, which encodes MPRSVKKGPYIDIKLMEKVKKLNETNQKKIIKTWSRSSTITPDFVGHTIAVHNGNKMIPVYISENMVGHKLGEFSPTRIFRGHPGTKAEKASKVKE
- the rplD gene encoding 50S ribosomal protein L4, with amino-acid sequence MKLEVYKQDGTKSGETVELSKEIFEIEPNDHVIYLAVKAYLANQRQGTHKAKERSEVSGGGKKPWKQKGRGGARAGTTRSPLWIGGGSIFGPKPRDYRQKLNKKVLALARRSALSYKAKANQILIVEDFNFEAPKTKDFISILNALKVKGKRTLLLTNGTQENVYKSGRNVPKINILEANKASAYDLLNNQVLVLQKSAVNLLESSIN
- the rplE gene encoding 50S ribosomal protein L5, whose product is MPARLKEKYSKEIVPKLKEQFGYKSIMEVPRLDRIVVNMGVGQAVQDPKILDEAVKDLETITGQKASVRISKKSISNFKLREGMKIGAKVTLRREMMYEFLDRFVSLALPRVRDFRGVPDKSFDGRGNYTLGIKDQIIFPEINSDKVTKILGMDITFVTTAKTDKEAFELLVAFGLPFRKKEIN
- the rpsC gene encoding 30S ribosomal protein S3, which produces MGQKVNPIGFRVGIIRGWDSNWYENKSYATKLVEDKKLRTYIRKRLQNAGISSIIIDRTSKNIILTIHTSRPGVVIGKSGKEIAQIEEELRKLTEKEVKIQITEIKRPELDAALVAENISRQIEGRVSFRRAMKQSITSAMRMGAEGIRIMCAGRLAGSEMARTEQYKEGRIPLHTIRADIDYATATAHTIYGSIGVKVWICRGEILGKRSSE
- the rplW gene encoding 50S ribosomal protein L23 produces the protein MKSVLIRPLVTEKMSGISEKHSNKFGFIVAVDANKIQIAKALKEKFNVDVTSVNTIRYKGKMKTQLTKKGKFSGRTAKFKKAVITLKEGQTIDIFSQA
- the rplV gene encoding 50S ribosomal protein L22, which translates into the protein MEAKSIHRYIGTSPRKMRLVVDIIRGKSVDQAIEILHFSPKHSSKDAEKVLRSAVSNLMNKDDNTKHEVSDLFVKEAFVNVGPTLKRISPAPMGRAYRIRKRSNHVTIVVATKK
- the rplC gene encoding 50S ribosomal protein L3, yielding MPGLLAKKLGMTNIFSEDGQIIPVTILEAGPCNVYAVRSKEKDGYEAVQLGFGEKKEKRTSKPQLDYYKKHGLKIPQTLKEFRNFESSQFKIGDEVKVDIFQIGDKVKVSGKNKGKGFQGVMRRHNFGGVGGTTHGQSDRLRAPGSIGSSSYPSRVFKGQRMAGRMGFENTTISNLKVVKVIADKNIVMVKGAVPGSINSIVAINK
- the rplP gene encoding 50S ribosomal protein L16, translating into MLMPKRVKFRKAHRGRRAGKATRGYLVNFGDYGLKALEPAWITSRQIEACRVALSRHMKRDGKMWIRIFPDKPVTKKPLETRMGKGKGPPEFWVAVVKPGRIMFEIGGVDKKTAVEALNLASHKLPIKTKITQRPDLES